A genomic window from Agrobacterium tumefaciens includes:
- a CDS encoding phosphoglycerate kinase produces MPAFKTIDDLNDIAGKRVLVRVDLNVPVADGKVTDATRIERVAPTILELSGKGAKVILLAHFGRPKGEPVADMSLSQIVPTVEEVLDHAVSFAADCIGTPAADAVAKMNDGDILLLENTRFHKGEEKNDPAFVEALAANGDIYVNDAFSAAHRAHASTEGLARHLPAYAGRTMQAELEALEKGLGQPVRPVVAIVGGAKVSSKIDLLMNLVKKVDALVIGGGMANTFLAARGTNVGKSLCEHDLAETAKQIMIEAATSGCAIVLPEDGVVAREFKAGAANETVDINAIPADAMVLDVGPKSVESIKAWISRAETLVWNGPLGAFEIEPFDAATVAAAKHAAECTKSGKLVSVAGGGDTVAALNHAGVSDDFTYISTAGGAFLEWMEGKELPGVAILTAAK; encoded by the coding sequence ATGCCCGCTTTCAAGACCATCGACGACCTTAACGACATTGCCGGAAAGCGCGTTCTCGTCCGCGTTGATCTCAACGTGCCGGTTGCGGATGGCAAAGTAACGGACGCGACCCGTATCGAGCGGGTTGCACCGACCATTCTGGAACTGTCCGGCAAGGGCGCGAAAGTCATTCTGCTTGCCCATTTCGGCCGGCCGAAGGGCGAACCGGTGGCCGACATGTCGCTTTCGCAGATCGTCCCCACCGTCGAGGAAGTGCTCGATCACGCCGTTTCCTTCGCAGCCGATTGCATCGGCACGCCGGCAGCGGATGCGGTCGCGAAGATGAACGATGGCGATATCCTGCTTCTGGAAAACACCCGTTTCCACAAGGGCGAAGAAAAGAACGATCCGGCCTTCGTCGAGGCTCTGGCGGCCAATGGCGACATCTATGTGAACGACGCCTTCTCCGCCGCCCACCGCGCCCACGCGTCCACCGAAGGTCTTGCACGCCATCTGCCCGCTTATGCCGGCCGCACCATGCAGGCCGAGCTTGAGGCGCTGGAGAAGGGTCTCGGCCAGCCGGTCCGTCCTGTGGTTGCCATCGTCGGCGGTGCGAAGGTTTCGAGCAAGATCGATCTCCTGATGAACCTCGTCAAGAAGGTCGATGCCCTCGTCATCGGCGGCGGCATGGCCAACACCTTCCTTGCCGCACGCGGCACCAATGTCGGCAAATCGCTGTGCGAACACGATCTGGCCGAAACCGCAAAACAGATCATGATCGAGGCGGCGACATCCGGTTGCGCCATCGTCCTGCCGGAAGACGGCGTGGTGGCCCGCGAGTTCAAGGCCGGTGCGGCCAATGAAACGGTCGATATCAACGCCATTCCCGCTGACGCCATGGTTCTCGATGTCGGCCCAAAATCGGTTGAAAGCATCAAGGCCTGGATTTCCCGCGCCGAAACATTGGTCTGGAACGGCCCGCTCGGCGCCTTTGAAATCGAGCCTTTCGATGCGGCGACCGTGGCAGCTGCAAAACACGCCGCCGAATGCACGAAATCGGGCAAACTCGTTTCCGTCGCCGGTGGCGGTGATACGGTCGCGGCGCTCAACCATGCCGGTGTTTCCGACGATTTCACCTATATTTCGACGGCGGGCGGCGCCTTCCTCGAATGGATGGAAGGCAAGGAATTGCCGGGCGTTGCCATCCTGACCGCCGCCAAGTAA
- a CDS encoding class I fructose-bisphosphate aldolase: MTERLEDIAIKMVADGKGLLAADESTGTIKKRFDSINLESTETARRDYREMLFRSDDAMKKYISGVILYEETLFQKAADGTPFVDIIKAAGSLPGIKVDIGAKPMAYHPHEFITEGLDGLYERLRKYHEAGARFAKWRGVITIGEQRPSWGSIKANSQSLARYAALCQQADIVPIVEPEVLMDGEPGTHDIDRCAEVTQWVLQTVFADLFDARVNLEGMILKPNMIIDGKKARKASVEEVAEKTVKVLKATVPSAVPGIAFLSGGQSSEEATAHLSAMNAGYDLPWSLTYSYGRALQDTALKTWGGKQENVAAGQRAFTHRAAMNSLAAKGNWKLELEKAA, encoded by the coding sequence ATGACCGAACGTCTCGAAGACATCGCAATCAAAATGGTCGCCGACGGCAAGGGCCTGCTCGCCGCCGACGAATCCACAGGAACGATCAAAAAGCGTTTCGACAGCATCAATCTGGAGTCCACCGAGACCGCCCGCCGCGACTATCGCGAGATGCTGTTCCGCTCCGACGACGCCATGAAGAAATACATCTCTGGCGTCATCCTTTATGAAGAGACCCTGTTCCAGAAGGCTGCCGACGGCACGCCTTTCGTGGATATCATCAAGGCGGCCGGCAGCCTGCCGGGCATCAAGGTGGATATCGGTGCAAAGCCGATGGCTTACCACCCACATGAATTCATCACCGAAGGCCTCGACGGTCTTTACGAGCGCCTGCGCAAATACCACGAGGCTGGCGCCCGTTTCGCCAAGTGGCGCGGCGTCATCACCATCGGTGAGCAGCGTCCGAGCTGGGGTTCGATCAAGGCTAACTCCCAGTCGCTCGCCCGTTACGCCGCTCTCTGCCAGCAGGCGGATATCGTGCCGATCGTGGAGCCTGAAGTGCTGATGGACGGCGAACCCGGCACGCACGACATCGATCGCTGTGCGGAAGTCACGCAATGGGTTCTCCAGACCGTCTTCGCGGACCTGTTCGACGCCCGCGTCAACCTTGAAGGCATGATCCTCAAGCCGAACATGATCATCGACGGCAAGAAGGCTCGCAAGGCTTCCGTCGAGGAAGTGGCGGAAAAGACCGTCAAGGTTCTGAAGGCCACCGTGCCTTCCGCAGTTCCGGGCATCGCCTTCCTTTCCGGCGGCCAGTCCTCCGAAGAGGCGACGGCGCATCTCTCCGCCATGAATGCCGGCTACGACCTGCCCTGGTCGCTGACCTATTCGTATGGCCGCGCCCTCCAGGATACAGCGCTCAAGACATGGGGCGGCAAGCAGGAGAATGTTGCTGCCGGCCAGCGTGCCTTCACGCACCGCGCCGCCATGAACAGCCTTGCCGCCAAGGGCAACTGGAAGCTGGAACTCGAAAAGGCCGCATAA
- a CDS encoding MFS transporter encodes MSRNLLPVFALLSSTLFLFLGNGLQGLVLPVRGSAEGYSNEILGFLGTSWAAGFVIGCFVAPAIVRRAGHVRAFGSFVALICLTVLMTGLIVDDVWWIALRALTGFCTAGTSMIIESWLNERATNESRGMIFSLYIAITLLGVVAGQMIVPMGDISNTSLFMICGIIYCIAILPATLSKAASPQPLQKVSLDLPALYRNSPVSFVGILMIGIANGAYGTLGAVFGARAGLDPTMIAIMVSVTIFFGALAQFPAGRLSDRIDRRYVLAGLAGLGAVAGLAVAVVQPRDVYVLISMVAIYGAAANALYPIAVAHANDYAAAEDFVKVSGGLLLLYGIGTIIGPTLGGAVMTYSGPYALFFVTAVAHVLITAYAIIRSRQRAALSTGEKDNFSTMMPTTPSPLVTPESIALDPRAPQYPEDDGDYVEKGAGI; translated from the coding sequence ATGAGCAGAAATCTTCTACCCGTATTCGCTCTTTTATCCAGCACTCTGTTTCTTTTTCTTGGCAACGGCCTTCAGGGCCTCGTGCTGCCGGTTCGCGGTTCGGCGGAAGGTTACTCCAATGAAATCCTGGGCTTTCTCGGCACTTCCTGGGCGGCCGGCTTCGTCATCGGCTGCTTTGTGGCGCCCGCCATCGTTCGCCGTGCGGGGCATGTGAGGGCCTTTGGCTCCTTTGTCGCGCTCATCTGCCTGACGGTGCTGATGACCGGCCTGATCGTCGATGATGTCTGGTGGATTGCCCTGCGCGCACTGACCGGCTTCTGCACGGCCGGCACTTCGATGATCATCGAAAGCTGGCTGAACGAGCGCGCCACCAATGAGAGCCGCGGCATGATCTTTTCGCTCTATATCGCCATCACGCTGCTCGGCGTCGTGGCGGGGCAGATGATCGTGCCGATGGGCGACATCAGCAATACGTCGCTGTTCATGATCTGCGGCATCATCTATTGCATCGCCATTCTGCCGGCCACGCTTTCCAAGGCGGCGAGCCCCCAACCCTTGCAGAAGGTCAGTCTGGATTTACCGGCGCTCTACCGCAATTCACCGGTGTCCTTCGTCGGTATTCTGATGATCGGCATCGCCAACGGTGCGTATGGTACGCTCGGCGCCGTCTTCGGCGCGCGGGCTGGCCTGGACCCGACCATGATCGCCATCATGGTGTCCGTCACGATTTTCTTCGGCGCGCTGGCGCAATTTCCGGCAGGCCGTCTTTCAGACCGGATAGACCGCCGTTACGTGTTGGCTGGATTGGCCGGGCTTGGCGCCGTCGCGGGCCTTGCCGTTGCCGTTGTGCAGCCGCGTGATGTCTATGTGCTGATTTCCATGGTCGCCATTTACGGCGCCGCCGCCAACGCGCTTTATCCCATCGCCGTTGCGCATGCCAACGACTATGCCGCCGCTGAAGACTTCGTCAAGGTCTCGGGTGGATTGCTGCTGCTTTACGGCATCGGCACCATTATCGGCCCGACACTCGGCGGTGCGGTCATGACCTATTCCGGCCCTTATGCCCTGTTTTTTGTGACAGCCGTGGCCCACGTGCTGATCACCGCCTATGCCATCATCAGAAGCCGTCAGCGCGCCGCCCTTTCAACCGGCGAGAAGGACAATTTCTCGACGATGATGCCAACCACACCTTCACCGCTCGTCACGCCGGAAAGTATTGCGCTTGACCCCCGCGCGCCGCAATATCCCGAAGACGATGGCGACTATGTGGAAAAAGGAGCAGGCATATGA
- a CDS encoding DUF1192 domain-containing protein, whose amino-acid sequence MSLFDDDRPQKPVAHEIGSDLSLLSVDELGSRIDLLQAEITRLEEERTRKSAGRLAAENLFRS is encoded by the coding sequence ATGAGCCTCTTTGACGATGACCGCCCACAAAAACCCGTGGCGCATGAGATCGGCAGCGATCTCAGCCTTCTTTCAGTCGATGAGTTGGGTAGCCGTATCGACCTTCTGCAAGCGGAAATCACCCGGCTGGAGGAGGAGAGGACCCGAAAATCCGCCGGCCGACTAGCGGCGGAGAACCTCTTCCGATCCTGA
- a CDS encoding DUF1465 family protein, whose product MSEQVLNTISFAGRAAASNQFKTLYTEGMTLVEETASYLDGAGRVASKVLPRMASVLYAAESMRLTTRLMQMASWLLLQRAVNNGEMTRDQVLSEKSKVRLDSFNVDRNAPGWNDLPESFRDLIERSLRLQNRIALLDREIYRPTEATKVPDNENSVQAQLNLLRTAFSIN is encoded by the coding sequence ATGTCGGAACAGGTTTTAAATACCATAAGCTTTGCGGGGCGCGCTGCTGCTTCCAACCAGTTCAAAACCCTCTATACTGAAGGCATGACTTTGGTTGAGGAAACGGCAAGCTATCTCGACGGCGCCGGCCGTGTTGCCTCGAAGGTTTTGCCGCGCATGGCATCGGTACTTTATGCAGCGGAATCGATGCGCCTCACCACTCGCCTGATGCAGATGGCCTCCTGGCTGCTTCTGCAGCGCGCCGTCAACAATGGCGAAATGACGCGAGACCAGGTTCTGAGCGAAAAGAGCAAGGTGCGTCTCGACAGCTTCAACGTCGACCGCAACGCGCCCGGCTGGAACGACCTGCCGGAATCCTTCCGTGATCTTATCGAGCGCTCGCTACGCCTCCAGAACCGCATCGCCCTGCTCGACCGCGAAATCTATCGTCCGACCGAAGCCACCAAGGTGCCGGACAATGAAAACAGCGTGCAGGCGCAGCTCAATCTCCTGCGCACGGCTTTCTCGATCAACTGA
- the rpmE gene encoding 50S ribosomal protein L31 — MKADIHPAYHTIKVVMTDGTEYETRSTWGSEGAVMNLEIDPKSHPAWTGGNQQLMDRGGRVSKFNKRFGNLGF; from the coding sequence ATGAAGGCTGATATCCATCCCGCTTACCACACGATCAAGGTGGTCATGACCGATGGCACCGAATACGAAACCCGCTCCACCTGGGGTTCGGAAGGCGCTGTCATGAACCTTGAAATCGACCCCAAGTCCCATCCGGCATGGACGGGCGGCAACCAGCAGCTTATGGACCGCGGTGGTCGCGTTTCCAAGTTCAACAAGCGTTTCGGCAACCTCGGTTTCTGA
- a CDS encoding ABC transporter transmembrane domain-containing protein, translated as MADIEEQKAAKQRSLKPLLSLFPYLRRYRGLMAAALFALVLSSATTLALPLAVRRIIDHGFQTPDGGMINSYFAVLLAIAVLLALASAMRYYYVMTIGERVVADLRRDVFAHLTTLSQQFFDSNRSGELTSRLTADTVQIRSAFGSSASVALRNIIMCCGAVAMMIYTSPGLSGLALLAIPFIVFPLIAFGRSVRARSRTTQDTLANSAAYASETIAASRTVQSFNAEALANARYGASVEAAYQGARAAIGARSILTAVAIALVFGSVVGILWYGAQSVLSGGMTAGTLGQFVLYSVIAASGLGQLSEVWGELAQAGGAAERLSELLNERSPVAEPTAPLAMPQPPRGEAEFENVDFVYPLAAGRPTLSGLSFKVGAGETVAIVGPSGAGKSTVFSLLMRFYDPQQGRITVDGADIRDISLTDLRARLSIVPQDVAIFASSIHDNIAFGRPEATREEVRAAAIAAQADSFIERLTDGYDTQVGERGVTLSGGQRQRIAIARAILRDAPILLLDEATSALDAESETLVQKALDELMNTRTTIVIAHRLATVLKADRILVMDDGRVIEEGTHQSLIRQNGLYARLARLQFQTGPDELRAQA; from the coding sequence GTGGCAGACATAGAAGAGCAGAAAGCGGCAAAACAGAGAAGCCTGAAGCCACTTCTCAGCCTGTTTCCCTATCTCAGACGTTATCGCGGCCTGATGGCGGCGGCCCTTTTTGCGCTTGTTCTTTCTTCCGCCACCACACTGGCCCTGCCGCTTGCCGTTCGTCGCATCATTGACCACGGTTTCCAGACGCCGGATGGCGGCATGATCAACAGCTATTTCGCCGTGCTTCTGGCGATTGCTGTCCTGCTCGCGCTCGCCAGCGCCATGCGTTATTATTATGTCATGACCATTGGTGAGCGGGTCGTCGCCGATCTGCGTCGCGATGTCTTTGCCCACCTCACCACATTGTCGCAGCAGTTTTTCGATAGCAACCGCTCCGGCGAACTGACCTCGCGGCTGACCGCGGATACGGTGCAAATACGCTCAGCTTTCGGTTCATCGGCCTCGGTGGCGCTGCGCAACATCATCATGTGTTGTGGCGCAGTGGCAATGATGATCTATACCAGCCCCGGCCTTTCCGGCCTCGCGCTGCTTGCCATTCCCTTCATCGTCTTTCCGCTGATCGCCTTTGGACGGTCTGTTCGCGCCCGCTCCCGCACGACGCAGGATACGCTGGCCAATTCCGCCGCCTATGCGTCCGAAACGATCGCCGCGAGCCGCACGGTGCAGTCCTTCAATGCCGAAGCGCTTGCGAATGCCCGTTACGGCGCCTCCGTGGAAGCGGCCTATCAGGGTGCACGCGCGGCGATCGGCGCCCGCTCCATCCTCACCGCGGTCGCCATTGCGCTGGTCTTCGGCAGCGTCGTCGGCATTCTCTGGTATGGCGCGCAGAGTGTGCTGTCCGGCGGCATGACGGCGGGTACGCTTGGTCAGTTCGTGCTTTATTCGGTTATCGCCGCAAGCGGCCTCGGCCAACTCTCGGAAGTCTGGGGTGAACTGGCGCAGGCGGGTGGTGCCGCCGAACGGCTTTCCGAACTGCTGAACGAGCGCTCGCCCGTCGCGGAACCCACGGCGCCCCTCGCCATGCCGCAACCGCCACGCGGCGAAGCGGAATTCGAAAATGTCGATTTTGTCTATCCGCTGGCGGCGGGACGCCCGACCCTTTCCGGCCTTTCCTTCAAGGTCGGCGCCGGTGAAACCGTTGCCATTGTCGGCCCATCAGGCGCGGGCAAAAGCACGGTGTTTTCGCTGCTGATGCGGTTTTACGATCCACAACAGGGCCGCATCACGGTCGATGGCGCTGATATTCGTGACATCAGCCTTACTGATCTGCGCGCACGCCTGTCCATCGTTCCGCAGGATGTGGCGATCTTCGCCTCATCCATTCACGATAATATCGCCTTCGGCCGGCCGGAGGCGACCCGCGAAGAGGTCCGCGCCGCCGCCATCGCCGCCCAGGCCGACAGTTTCATCGAGCGCCTGACGGATGGTTACGACACGCAGGTGGGCGAGCGCGGTGTGACACTTTCCGGCGGCCAGCGCCAGCGCATCGCCATTGCCCGCGCCATTTTGCGCGACGCGCCGATCCTGCTTCTCGACGAAGCGACCTCGGCGCTCGATGCGGAAAGCGAAACGCTGGTGCAAAAGGCGCTCGATGAGCTGATGAACACCCGTACCACCATCGTCATTGCCCACCGCCTCGCCACGGTTCTGAAGGCAGACCGCATTCTGGTGATGGATGACGGCCGCGTCATCGAGGAGGGCACACATCAGAGCCTCATTCGCCAGAACGGCCTTTATGCACGACTCGCCCGACTGCAATTCCAGACCGGCCCGGATGAGCTGCGCGCCCAGGCGTGA
- a CDS encoding FAD-binding dehydrogenase: MERYDVIVVGAGLAGLVAATEAAERGLSVCVVDQEGEQNLGGQAFWSLGGLFFVDSPEQRRMRVRDNLDLARQDWFGSAGFDRPEDYWPRRWAEAYLTFAAGKKREWLHRLGMRWFPVVGWAERGGALADGHGNSVPRFHVTWGTGPGVLAPFIEKAKVMAASGRLNFRFRHRVDHLDIIDGRVAGVSGAVLATDPVLRGQQSSREVEDDFTLSAAAIIVSSGGIGGNQELVRRNWPVERLGKPPADMVCGVPAHVDGRMIGITEAAGGAVINPDRMWHYTEGVKNHHPIWPGHGIRILPGPSSFWCDADGNRLAAPAMPGFDTLGTLKMLGERGSGHSWFILTKAIIKKEFALSGSEQNPDLTGKDVRLLLKRLGKEPPGPVRAFMEHGEDFAVRDTLEELVVAMNAISGDARLDIDHIRRQIEARDREIVNGFSKDAQVTAIHGARRYLGDKLMRTAKPHRLLDPAMGPLIAVRLHVLTRKTLGGLHTDLEARVLDAAGEPVPGLYAAGEVAGFGGGGMHGYNALEGTFLGGCLFSGRIAGRSVLA, from the coding sequence ATGGAACGATATGATGTGATCGTTGTCGGTGCAGGGCTTGCCGGGCTGGTTGCGGCGACCGAAGCGGCCGAACGAGGACTGAGCGTCTGTGTCGTGGATCAGGAGGGCGAGCAGAACCTTGGCGGACAGGCCTTCTGGTCGCTGGGAGGTCTGTTTTTTGTCGATAGCCCCGAGCAGCGCCGGATGCGGGTGCGTGACAATCTCGATCTCGCAAGGCAGGACTGGTTCGGTTCGGCTGGTTTCGACCGTCCCGAGGATTATTGGCCACGCCGCTGGGCTGAAGCCTATCTGACTTTCGCCGCTGGTAAGAAACGTGAATGGCTGCACCGCCTCGGCATGCGCTGGTTTCCTGTGGTCGGGTGGGCCGAGCGTGGCGGGGCGCTGGCCGATGGTCACGGCAATTCCGTTCCGCGGTTTCATGTGACTTGGGGAACCGGCCCCGGTGTGCTGGCGCCTTTCATCGAAAAGGCGAAGGTCATGGCGGCAAGTGGCCGGCTCAACTTTCGTTTCCGCCACCGCGTCGACCATCTGGATATCATCGATGGCCGGGTGGCTGGCGTTTCCGGTGCAGTCCTTGCAACGGATCCGGTGTTGCGTGGGCAACAGAGCAGCCGCGAAGTTGAGGACGATTTCACCCTTTCGGCCGCGGCGATTATCGTCAGTTCGGGTGGCATTGGCGGTAATCAGGAGCTGGTACGGCGCAACTGGCCGGTGGAGCGGCTGGGCAAGCCGCCGGCAGATATGGTCTGCGGCGTGCCGGCACATGTGGATGGCCGCATGATCGGGATCACCGAAGCGGCGGGCGGAGCGGTCATCAACCCTGATCGCATGTGGCACTACACCGAGGGTGTGAAGAACCACCACCCGATCTGGCCGGGCCACGGTATCCGCATCCTCCCCGGTCCCTCATCCTTCTGGTGCGATGCGGATGGAAACCGTCTTGCCGCCCCCGCCATGCCGGGCTTCGATACGCTCGGCACGCTAAAAATGCTGGGCGAGCGCGGCAGCGGTCATAGCTGGTTCATTCTGACCAAGGCGATCATCAAGAAGGAATTCGCCCTCTCAGGCTCCGAGCAAAACCCGGATCTGACGGGTAAGGATGTGCGGCTGCTGCTCAAAAGGTTGGGCAAGGAGCCGCCGGGGCCGGTGCGGGCTTTCATGGAACACGGTGAAGATTTCGCTGTCCGCGACACGCTGGAGGAGCTTGTGGTGGCAATGAACGCCATCAGCGGCGACGCGCGGCTGGATATCGATCATATCCGCCGGCAGATTGAAGCGCGTGATCGGGAAATCGTGAATGGTTTCAGCAAGGATGCGCAGGTAACCGCAATCCATGGCGCGCGCCGTTATCTCGGCGACAAGCTGATGCGGACCGCAAAACCGCACCGCTTGCTTGATCCGGCAATGGGGCCGTTGATCGCGGTGCGCCTGCATGTGCTGACGCGCAAGACGCTCGGCGGCCTGCATACGGATCTTGAGGCGCGCGTGCTGGATGCTGCCGGTGAGCCGGTGCCGGGCCTTTATGCCGCTGGCGAAGTGGCCGGTTTTGGCGGCGGCGGCATGCATGGCTATAATGCGCTCGAAGGCACATTCCTTGGCGGTTGCCTGTTTTCAGGCCGCATTGCGGGGCGCAGCGTGTTGGCTTAA
- a CDS encoding peptidoglycan -binding protein: MALARNRRRDRGVDYWPGFVDALSTLLMAIMFLLTVFVLAQFVLSREITGKDEVLTRLNSQIAELTELLAMEKGNKQDIEDALASLQSTLASSENERSRLQALLDAGSGSNANANARIGSLTGELDDQKQANSRASAQIELLNQQIAALRAQIASVEAALQASEAKDTSSQVKIADLGRRLNVALAQRVQELNRYRSDFFGRLREILSDRENIRIVGDRFVFQSEVLFPSGGNDLNPAGQIEMEKLAAALIDLAKEIPAEINWVLRVDGHTDNVQLSGSGRFRDNWELSSARATSVVKFLISRGVPANRLVAAGFGEYQPIAEGDTPDARQQNRRIELKLTER, translated from the coding sequence ATGGCGCTTGCGCGCAACCGCCGCCGCGACAGGGGTGTGGATTATTGGCCGGGTTTCGTCGATGCGCTGTCGACGCTGCTCATGGCCATCATGTTTCTGCTAACCGTCTTCGTGCTGGCGCAGTTCGTGCTGTCGCGGGAAATTACCGGCAAGGACGAGGTGCTGACGCGCCTCAACAGCCAGATTGCCGAATTGACCGAACTTCTGGCCATGGAAAAGGGCAACAAGCAGGATATTGAGGATGCGCTGGCAAGCCTGCAATCGACGCTCGCGTCATCGGAAAACGAACGGTCGCGCCTGCAGGCGCTTCTCGATGCGGGATCGGGCAGCAATGCCAACGCCAATGCCCGGATCGGTAGCCTGACCGGCGAACTGGACGACCAGAAGCAGGCCAATTCCCGTGCCTCTGCGCAGATCGAATTGCTCAACCAGCAGATCGCGGCGCTGAGGGCACAGATCGCTTCGGTGGAAGCTGCCTTGCAGGCATCGGAAGCCAAGGACACTTCCTCTCAGGTCAAGATCGCCGATCTCGGCCGCCGCCTCAATGTCGCGCTGGCGCAGCGGGTGCAGGAACTGAACCGCTATCGTTCGGATTTTTTCGGCCGGCTGCGTGAAATTCTTTCAGACCGCGAAAACATCCGCATTGTCGGCGATCGATTCGTCTTCCAGTCCGAAGTCTTGTTTCCCTCCGGTGGCAACGACCTCAATCCGGCAGGGCAAATTGAAATGGAGAAGCTCGCGGCTGCGCTGATCGATCTCGCCAAGGAAATCCCGGCGGAGATCAACTGGGTCCTGCGCGTGGATGGCCATACGGACAATGTCCAGCTTTCCGGTTCGGGCCGTTTCCGCGACAATTGGGAGCTTTCCTCGGCCCGCGCCACCTCGGTGGTGAAGTTCCTGATCTCCAGGGGTGTGCCGGCAAACCGGCTGGTTGCCGCTGGTTTTGGCGAATATCAGCCGATTGCAGAAGGCGATACGCCTGATGCGCGGCAGCAGAACCGTCGTATCGAACTCAAGCTGACCGAACGCTGA